A single genomic interval of Brevibacillus brevis harbors:
- a CDS encoding DNA topoisomerase III → MSKTVVLAEKPSVGRDIAKVLQCHKKGNGFFEGDKYIVTWALGHLVTLADPEAYGQQFSSWRIEDLPIMPSPLRLVVIRESNRQFQVVKQQMRRNDVGQIVIATDAGREGELVARWILELVHVNKPIKRLWISSVTDKAIREGFRNLKDGKNYENLFASAAARAEADWLVGINATRALTCKHNAQLSCGRVQTPTLAIVATREEEIRRFTPKPFYGLSAVVQGPIQLQWQDQQTKDFKTFSKEKADQLIAVLKQEKNAEVVEVTRAHKKTYAPQLYDLTELQRDANRMFGYSPKQTLSIMQGLYEHHKAVTYPRTDSRYLSADIVETLPDRIKAVQMKPYAPLAARILRAPIKANKSFVDDSKVSDHHAIIPTEQAVFLGDLSDKERKIFDLIVKRFLAVLLPAFEYEQTTIQAKIGNETFLAKGKTVLSQGWREAYDHDVEEDDVKDGVKEQILPSLAKGDRLHIQSISQTKGETKPPEPFTEASLLSAMENPAKYMANESKDLIKTIGETGGLGTVATRADVIEKLFNSFLLEKRGKHIFVTAKAKQLLELVPDEMQSPTLTAQWEQKLGAIAKGSLNKRAFIEEMKSYAKEVVQQIKNSDQTFRHDNLTRSRCPECNKFLLEVNGKRGKMQVCQDRECGYRKSIAKQTNARCPKCHKRLELRGEGEGQTFVCACGHKEKLKTFQERRDKEKGSKVSKKEVAKYLKGQDKEQDEGINSALKDALSKLKFD, encoded by the coding sequence ATGAGTAAAACAGTTGTACTGGCAGAAAAGCCTTCGGTTGGACGCGACATTGCCAAAGTATTGCAGTGTCACAAAAAAGGAAACGGCTTTTTTGAAGGAGATAAATATATTGTGACATGGGCGCTCGGGCATTTGGTCACCCTCGCTGATCCAGAAGCGTACGGGCAGCAATTCAGCTCGTGGCGAATTGAGGATTTGCCGATTATGCCGTCCCCATTGCGCTTGGTCGTGATCAGGGAAAGCAACAGGCAATTCCAGGTCGTCAAACAACAAATGAGACGCAACGATGTCGGGCAGATCGTCATTGCGACGGATGCAGGGCGTGAAGGAGAACTCGTCGCCCGATGGATTCTCGAGCTGGTTCACGTGAATAAACCAATCAAGCGTCTGTGGATTTCCTCGGTGACAGATAAGGCGATCCGCGAAGGCTTCCGTAATCTGAAGGACGGCAAAAACTATGAAAACTTGTTTGCCTCCGCAGCTGCTCGTGCAGAAGCCGACTGGCTCGTTGGAATCAATGCCACACGCGCCTTGACGTGCAAGCATAACGCCCAGCTCTCATGCGGTCGCGTCCAGACGCCAACACTTGCTATTGTGGCAACGCGAGAAGAGGAGATTCGCCGCTTTACACCCAAGCCATTTTACGGACTGTCTGCGGTGGTCCAAGGTCCGATTCAGCTCCAATGGCAAGATCAGCAAACGAAGGATTTCAAAACATTTTCCAAGGAAAAAGCTGATCAGCTAATAGCCGTTCTCAAACAGGAGAAAAACGCAGAAGTCGTCGAGGTTACTCGTGCACACAAAAAGACGTATGCTCCTCAACTGTACGATTTGACGGAGCTGCAACGGGATGCCAACCGGATGTTTGGCTATTCACCAAAACAGACACTGTCCATCATGCAAGGGCTGTATGAGCATCACAAGGCAGTGACGTACCCACGAACCGACTCTCGCTATCTCTCTGCTGATATCGTCGAGACGCTGCCGGATCGAATCAAGGCTGTCCAAATGAAGCCATATGCGCCCCTCGCCGCCAGAATCCTGCGTGCTCCGATCAAAGCGAACAAATCGTTCGTGGATGACAGTAAAGTATCGGACCACCATGCGATCATCCCGACGGAGCAAGCTGTTTTTCTCGGTGATTTGAGTGATAAGGAACGCAAAATTTTTGACCTCATCGTGAAGCGCTTCCTGGCCGTGTTGCTGCCTGCCTTTGAATACGAGCAAACAACCATCCAGGCGAAAATCGGGAATGAAACCTTCCTGGCAAAAGGAAAAACCGTGCTCTCCCAAGGCTGGAGAGAGGCGTATGACCACGATGTAGAAGAAGACGACGTGAAGGACGGCGTAAAGGAACAAATCCTGCCTTCTCTTGCCAAAGGAGATCGCCTGCACATCCAGTCGATATCCCAGACCAAGGGCGAGACGAAGCCGCCAGAGCCATTTACAGAAGCGAGCCTGCTGTCTGCGATGGAAAACCCGGCGAAATACATGGCGAACGAGAGCAAGGATTTGATCAAAACGATAGGGGAAACAGGCGGACTAGGTACGGTAGCAACCCGCGCAGATGTGATCGAGAAGCTGTTCAACAGCTTTTTGCTAGAGAAGCGCGGCAAGCATATTTTTGTTACCGCAAAAGCCAAGCAGTTGCTAGAGCTTGTCCCAGATGAAATGCAGTCGCCGACCTTGACCGCCCAATGGGAGCAAAAGCTCGGTGCCATCGCCAAGGGCAGCTTGAACAAGCGAGCGTTTATCGAAGAGATGAAATCGTACGCCAAAGAAGTCGTCCAGCAGATCAAGAATAGCGATCAGACTTTCCGGCACGATAACCTGACCAGAAGCAGGTGCCCGGAGTGCAATAAGTTTTTGCTCGAGGTAAACGGAAAGCGCGGCAAAATGCAGGTGTGCCAGGATCGGGAATGCGGTTATCGCAAAAGCATTGCCAAGCAGACCAATGCCAGATGTCCAAAATGCCACAAAAGATTGGAGCTGCGCGGAGAAGGGGAAGGACAAACCTTTGTCTGCGCGTGTGGACACAAGGAAAAACTGAAGACCTTCCAGGAGCGTCGGGACAAGGAAAAGGGCAGCAAGGTTTCGAAGAAAGAAGTAGCCAAGTATTTGAAGGGGCAAGACAAGGAGCAGGACGAAGGAATCAACTCAGCGTTGAAAGACGCACTGTCCAAATTAAAGTTCGACTAA
- a CDS encoding MerR family transcriptional regulator gives MKQHWKVGELAKMAGITIRTLRFYDQIGLFSPSGYSPSGYRLYTEKDISRLQQILSLKELGLSLEQIKAVMTGDQLSLSDIVSIQIDSLKESIRMQQKLLHELENVSSRMQRNEPFTVEHFMNIIRTMRMNHEKFFAERKSSMDRHLDRLGEYLDEHPEEPGQGGFDCE, from the coding sequence ATGAAACAACATTGGAAAGTCGGAGAACTTGCGAAAATGGCGGGAATTACGATACGAACTTTACGTTTTTACGATCAGATAGGCTTGTTTTCTCCATCCGGCTATTCGCCATCCGGATACAGACTCTACACCGAAAAGGACATTTCACGCCTACAGCAAATTTTGTCCTTAAAGGAGTTGGGGCTATCGCTCGAGCAGATTAAAGCCGTTATGACCGGAGACCAACTCAGCCTGTCAGACATCGTTAGCATTCAAATAGACAGCCTGAAAGAAAGTATCCGCATGCAGCAGAAACTCTTGCATGAGCTGGAGAATGTATCGAGTCGGATGCAAAGGAACGAACCGTTTACCGTTGAGCATTTCATGAACATCATACGAACGATGAGAATGAACCATGAGAAATTTTTCGCCGAGAGAAAATCGAGTATGGATCGCCACCTCGACCGACTTGGTGAATATTTAGATGAGCATCCGGAAGAACCCGGACAAGGAGGTTTCGACTGTGAGTGA
- a CDS encoding SRPBCC family protein: MSERFAKHSTFVIERNYKHSPARVFAAWAGQAAKAGWFPKAEEFDFRVGGREFNRGGPPEGPVYTFDACYQEIVQNRRIVYSYTLDMEDKRMSVSVTTVEFESVDGGTRLIYTEQGVFLDGLDTPEQREHGTKVMLDKLGKVLDGQ; this comes from the coding sequence GTGAGTGAAAGATTTGCCAAACATTCCACATTTGTCATCGAACGAAACTATAAGCATTCCCCTGCCCGTGTATTTGCTGCATGGGCGGGTCAAGCAGCCAAAGCCGGTTGGTTTCCTAAAGCTGAAGAGTTCGACTTCCGCGTCGGCGGCCGCGAATTCAATCGCGGTGGTCCTCCTGAGGGACCCGTTTACACATTTGATGCCTGCTATCAGGAAATCGTTCAGAATAGGCGAATTGTATACTCATACACGCTGGACATGGAAGACAAGCGGATGTCTGTCTCCGTGACGACAGTGGAATTCGAGTCCGTGGACGGCGGCACGCGCTTGATCTATACCGAGCAGGGCGTTTTTCTGGACGGTCTCGATACGCCTGAACAGCGTGAGCACGGAACAAAGGTGATGTTGGATAAGCTCGGAAAGGTTCTGGACGGCCAATGA
- a CDS encoding MFS transporter: protein MKDAALESSNRAGLNEWIGLAVLSLPALLVSIDLSVMILALPHISVSIGADSTEQLWIMDIYGFMLSGFLITMGSLGDRLGRRKLLMIGAAAFGSASVLAAYSSTSGMLIAARALLGIAGATVSPSSLALISNMFRDHKQRALAIGIWFMCSMGGMALGPVVGGMMLEQFSWGSIFLLGVPVMALLLLTAPHLLPEYRDPAPGHLDMTSVMLSMCTILPAIYGLKEIAKQGLQTLPLIAIAAGVVFGMLFVRRQQRLDSPLMDLRLFANPAFSTALSGLFGITLTGASMLFIAQHLQFVEGLSPLAAAMCMLPGVVASMAGMLLSPIIARRVRPSHLIGAGLAVSATGCILLSQVEMGSGLSTLIVGYIFFNVGVAPFASLSSDLIIGSAPPAKAGSAASLLQTSGEFAFALGIAVLGSIGTYVYRTQIAGFIPKGVTPLTSGASHESLAGAVSAAKALPEPIGSTLLHGAQIAFTDGMHAVVAVSGGLMIAIAILTVIKLRHIPPIGQKTPGEM, encoded by the coding sequence ATGAAAGATGCTGCGCTTGAATCGAGTAACCGGGCCGGTTTGAACGAATGGATTGGACTTGCCGTGCTTTCATTGCCTGCACTGCTCGTTTCGATAGACTTGTCCGTCATGATTCTCGCACTTCCTCACATAAGCGTCTCTATCGGCGCTGACAGTACAGAACAGCTCTGGATCATGGACATATACGGCTTCATGCTCTCGGGATTTCTGATCACGATGGGCTCGCTCGGGGATCGGCTCGGCCGCCGTAAACTGCTGATGATCGGCGCAGCGGCATTCGGTTCGGCTTCGGTGTTGGCCGCTTATTCCAGCACCTCTGGAATGCTGATTGCAGCACGGGCGCTGCTCGGCATAGCCGGGGCGACGGTATCGCCTTCGTCCCTGGCTTTAATCAGCAATATGTTCCGTGATCATAAGCAGCGTGCCCTCGCCATAGGCATATGGTTCATGTGCTCCATGGGAGGCATGGCGCTTGGCCCAGTAGTCGGCGGAATGATGCTGGAGCAGTTTTCATGGGGTTCGATTTTTCTACTCGGTGTTCCAGTCATGGCGCTGCTATTGTTGACTGCGCCCCATCTTCTGCCCGAATATCGGGATCCCGCACCTGGTCATTTGGATATGACTAGCGTCATGCTGTCGATGTGTACCATTCTACCAGCAATATACGGGCTAAAGGAAATCGCTAAGCAAGGTCTACAGACTTTGCCGCTCATTGCCATCGCGGCTGGAGTTGTTTTCGGGATGTTATTTGTAAGACGGCAGCAACGTTTGGACAGTCCGCTAATGGACTTGCGCCTATTTGCAAACCCCGCCTTCAGCACGGCACTGAGCGGCTTGTTCGGCATCACTTTGACAGGCGCTTCCATGCTCTTCATCGCACAGCATCTTCAATTCGTGGAAGGACTATCTCCGCTTGCAGCAGCGATGTGCATGCTTCCGGGAGTGGTTGCGTCGATGGCGGGTATGTTGTTGTCGCCGATCATCGCTCGGCGAGTTCGACCGTCGCACCTTATCGGGGCAGGCCTTGCCGTCTCGGCGACTGGTTGTATTTTACTGTCCCAGGTAGAGATGGGATCCGGGCTCTCTACCCTGATCGTCGGTTATATCTTTTTTAATGTGGGAGTAGCCCCGTTTGCGAGCTTGTCCAGCGATCTAATTATCGGCTCGGCCCCGCCAGCGAAAGCGGGTTCGGCAGCGTCCTTGCTACAAACGAGCGGTGAATTCGCATTCGCACTTGGTATCGCTGTATTAGGCAGTATCGGAACATACGTGTACCGCACTCAAATTGCTGGCTTCATACCAAAAGGGGTTACGCCGTTAACATCCGGAGCTTCCCACGAAAGTCTGGCTGGGGCAGTCTCAGCGGCTAAAGCTTTACCCGAACCTATTGGTTCAACACTTCTTCATGGCGCCCAGATAGCATTTACCGACGGCATGCATGCTGTTGTGGCCGTTAGCGGCGGGCTCATGATCGCTATCGCCATACTCACCGTGATCAAGCTTCGGCATATCCCCCCCATTGGGCAGAAAACGCCAGGTGAGATGTAA
- a CDS encoding Ig-like domain-containing protein, which yields MKNLFQALLAVTLMFSLTLNSNNVSAKSEQEELGVPNQFLDDEQLEEIDAKFKSEYQLDSTYISDNLISYPKPGDVFVSVSNPIIAQTDVPTNIQPALTFSVPIAFDNDPSTVVSLYKVKGKSPVSGKLEIKNNTLYIRPDKTLESNTKYAIEIDKGAIVSTTGSTKLIDKYSTQFVTSNNQAPIVIDVKPYEEETKVDVNAVITIKYDRKVKSGTNEFLLMDDNAAEVPATFIVKNDTVTIQPNAPLKNNAEYLLAVAQGAVKDTSGNESYKYFSLFSTGTPSDAGAIPKNPEPIDLELDDISVEFE from the coding sequence ATGAAGAATTTATTTCAAGCCTTACTCGCAGTAACACTCATGTTCAGTCTAACCCTAAACAGCAACAACGTATCAGCAAAATCGGAGCAAGAAGAGCTTGGTGTACCGAATCAGTTCCTTGATGATGAGCAGCTAGAGGAAATTGACGCGAAATTCAAAAGTGAATACCAACTCGATAGCACGTATATTTCCGACAACCTAATCAGTTATCCAAAGCCTGGGGATGTGTTCGTATCAGTTTCTAATCCTATTATTGCGCAGACAGATGTTCCTACAAACATTCAACCTGCGCTAACATTCTCGGTGCCAATTGCTTTTGACAATGATCCGTCAACAGTAGTATCTCTCTATAAGGTTAAAGGAAAATCACCAGTCAGCGGAAAATTGGAGATTAAAAATAACACCCTCTATATTCGTCCTGACAAGACTTTGGAATCAAATACGAAATATGCGATCGAGATCGACAAAGGAGCAATTGTAAGCACCACTGGTTCTACTAAATTGATCGATAAGTATTCAACTCAGTTTGTGACCAGCAACAACCAAGCGCCTATAGTAATCGATGTAAAGCCGTATGAAGAGGAAACAAAAGTGGATGTAAATGCGGTGATTACAATTAAGTATGATCGCAAAGTGAAAAGTGGCACAAACGAATTCCTATTAATGGATGACAATGCTGCGGAGGTTCCTGCAACTTTTATCGTCAAAAATGACACTGTAACGATCCAACCGAATGCACCTTTAAAAAATAATGCAGAGTACCTCTTAGCGGTAGCCCAAGGAGCAGTAAAGGATACATCAGGGAATGAAAGCTATAAATATTTTTCCTTGTTTTCAACAGGCACCCCATCTGATGCAGGGGCCATTCCTAAGAATCCAGAACCAATTGATCTAGAATTAGATGACATTTCAGTAGAGTTTGAGTAG
- a CDS encoding DUF402 domain-containing protein, protein MKRKRADRPGWRRVKRLGYQQKRVESLSFSGYAVRLTLDEVSEPAYMPVGDKTLCVGDRGYVYLQYFPHGQAYAVTKMMDELGNTVQWYIDICRGHGKDENGHIWYDDLYLDIVVLPTGEVYLLDQDELDEALKKGVITSEYHQFASETADLLLRNILSGKRDDFDFPNFFV, encoded by the coding sequence ATGAAGCGAAAAAGAGCAGATCGACCTGGTTGGAGACGTGTCAAGCGATTGGGCTACCAGCAAAAACGGGTAGAATCTTTATCTTTCTCAGGGTACGCTGTCCGCCTGACTCTGGATGAAGTAAGTGAGCCTGCCTACATGCCTGTCGGGGACAAAACTCTGTGTGTGGGCGATAGAGGATATGTGTACTTGCAGTATTTTCCCCATGGTCAAGCTTATGCCGTTACGAAAATGATGGATGAGTTAGGGAATACCGTGCAATGGTATATCGATATTTGCCGGGGACATGGCAAGGATGAGAACGGGCATATCTGGTATGACGATTTGTACCTCGACATCGTGGTACTGCCGACAGGAGAAGTATACCTGCTTGATCAGGATGAGCTCGATGAGGCATTGAAAAAAGGCGTTATCACGAGCGAGTATCACCAGTTTGCCTCTGAGACCGCTGATCTTTTATTACGAAATATTTTGTCGGGCAAACGGGATGACTTTGATTTTCCAAATTTTTTTGTATAA
- a CDS encoding amino acid permease: MSWKNQLLRKKSVAQMLEHVDKNESSLKKSLGAFDLTMLGIGAIMGTGIFVLTGVAAALHAGPALVLSFVIAALACVFAALCYAEFASTVPVSGSAYTYSYAAFGEFVAWMIGWDLILEYGVACAAVASGWSGYAQGLLAGFNIHLPHALTSAFDASKGTIMDLPAVLIIVIITALLMKGTRESASLNTIMVLIKVAVVVLFLVVGVMYVKPENWSPFMPFGFAGVATGAATVFFAFIGFDAVSSAAEEVRNPQRDMPIGIISSLLVCTILYIAVSLTLTGIVPYKLLNVKNPVAFALSYVNQDWVAGFISLGAIVGITTVLLVMMYGQARMFFAMSRDGLLPELFSHLHPRTQVPQKSTLVVAALVATFGGLLPLSSLAQLTNIGTLFAFILVSIGLVVLRRTHPQLPRAFRVPFVPFVPFVPFLSVLFCGYLVFNLPPLTKFGFLGWLSVGAIVYFLYGRKHSRLATKDDSSQT; encoded by the coding sequence ATGTCATGGAAAAATCAGTTGCTGAGGAAAAAGTCGGTAGCGCAAATGCTGGAGCATGTGGATAAAAACGAAAGCTCTCTCAAAAAGTCATTAGGTGCTTTTGACCTGACAATGCTGGGGATCGGCGCGATCATGGGAACAGGGATTTTTGTGTTAACGGGAGTTGCAGCAGCCTTGCACGCTGGACCAGCACTTGTTTTGTCATTTGTTATTGCGGCACTTGCCTGTGTGTTTGCCGCACTCTGCTATGCAGAATTTGCTTCGACTGTTCCAGTGTCGGGAAGCGCTTATACATACAGCTATGCGGCATTTGGCGAATTTGTCGCCTGGATGATCGGGTGGGACTTGATTCTCGAATACGGAGTGGCTTGTGCTGCGGTGGCAAGCGGATGGTCGGGATATGCCCAGGGATTGTTAGCCGGGTTTAATATCCATCTGCCGCATGCGCTCACGAGTGCGTTTGATGCATCAAAAGGAACGATCATGGATCTACCTGCGGTCCTCATCATTGTCATCATTACAGCTTTGTTGATGAAGGGAACGAGAGAGTCAGCGAGCTTGAATACCATCATGGTGTTAATAAAAGTGGCGGTAGTTGTCCTGTTCCTCGTCGTTGGGGTCATGTATGTCAAGCCGGAAAACTGGAGTCCATTCATGCCGTTTGGTTTTGCGGGAGTAGCGACTGGTGCCGCAACGGTGTTTTTTGCTTTTATCGGGTTTGATGCGGTGTCTTCTGCGGCCGAAGAAGTGCGCAATCCCCAGCGTGACATGCCAATCGGGATCATCTCGTCCTTACTCGTGTGCACGATTTTGTACATTGCTGTCTCGCTGACATTGACAGGGATTGTTCCGTACAAATTGTTGAATGTCAAAAATCCAGTCGCGTTTGCGCTCAGTTATGTCAATCAGGACTGGGTAGCAGGCTTCATTTCGTTGGGAGCCATTGTCGGGATCACGACCGTTTTGTTAGTCATGATGTATGGACAAGCCCGGATGTTTTTTGCGATGAGCCGAGATGGCTTGCTCCCTGAGCTCTTCTCGCACCTACATCCCCGCACACAGGTACCACAAAAGAGCACGCTCGTCGTGGCAGCATTAGTAGCAACCTTCGGTGGATTATTGCCCCTCTCCAGCTTGGCCCAGCTCACCAATATTGGAACGCTGTTTGCTTTTATTTTGGTCTCGATTGGGCTAGTTGTATTACGCCGCACTCATCCGCAATTACCGCGGGCTTTTCGCGTCCCATTTGTCCCATTTGTTCCGTTTGTTCCCTTTCTCTCGGTTCTCTTTTGCGGATATCTCGTTTTTAACCTGCCGCCGCTTACCAAGTTCGGTTTTCTCGGTTGGCTGTCGGTAGGAGCGATCGTCTATTTTCTTTATGGCCGCAAACACAGTCGATTGGCAACAAAAGACGACTCCTCCCAAACATAA
- a CDS encoding DinB family protein produces the protein MKMFFQYNWQVRDEWMVWCKQLPPEELLREQTGGAGTILYTLFHIADVEYSWLRGVQGKPDIQVAFETYKTLEKIKELSNAWRVELIDFIENWSEEMENESVKVAWDDEVYTKGELLRHVIAHEIHHMGQLSIWARELGIPPVSANVIGRGLARR, from the coding sequence ATGAAGATGTTTTTCCAGTATAACTGGCAGGTACGGGACGAGTGGATGGTATGGTGTAAGCAGCTTCCACCAGAAGAATTGCTGCGCGAGCAAACAGGTGGGGCTGGCACGATTTTGTACACCTTGTTTCACATTGCTGACGTCGAGTATAGCTGGCTTCGGGGTGTACAGGGGAAGCCGGATATTCAGGTGGCATTCGAAACATACAAGACGCTGGAAAAAATAAAAGAGCTATCAAATGCCTGGCGCGTAGAATTGATTGATTTCATCGAGAATTGGTCAGAAGAGATGGAGAACGAATCAGTAAAGGTCGCCTGGGATGATGAAGTGTACACAAAGGGCGAGTTGCTTCGTCATGTCATCGCCCACGAGATTCATCACATGGGGCAATTGTCCATTTGGGCGAGAGAGCTTGGGATTCCACCTGTTTCTGCCAATGTCATTGGGCGCGGATTAGCACGCAGGTAG